From Homalodisca vitripennis isolate AUS2020 chromosome 1, UT_GWSS_2.1, whole genome shotgun sequence, the proteins below share one genomic window:
- the LOC124357030 gene encoding ran-binding protein 3-like isoform X1, with product MAASTGGESMEEKPTVENASKLPNSLQQSAEKPEAPRKTAPVLLRASQLGSSTSPAATPASSTTNNSIPSFVLSPAKLSNPFCKAALDNDDSSSTSETTTCSEASNIPSQESEKQANSSKQCSEVSKVSFVPLASSDCSSSPCKSQPQAPTGATPTVPTFVFGQNLHERVEVSSETVRSEAETSGAAATNSSNCSSEASVTNGVTPEMLFTSVIQRERPDIQSEMANDERKRKSLSEAAREYEESRAVKRKYEEVTVKTGEEEEINILQINCKLFAFNKDKSNWVERGRGTLRLNDLSVENRTQSRVVMRVSGSLRVVLNTKIWAEMTVDRPSDKSVRLTALDSSGEIKVFLVMAGVKEIDQLFKALDWRVSNQKKLAAASEKSTETNAS from the exons CTCCTAGAAAAACTGCTCCTGTTTTACTCAGAGCATCACAGTTGGGATCATCAACTTCACCTGCAGCTACACCTGCGAGTAGTACAACTAACAACTCAATCCCTTCTTTTGTGTTAAGTCCTGCCAAACTAAGCAACCCATTTTGTAAAGCAG CCTTAGATAATGATGACAGTAGCAGTACATCAGAAACCACTACCTGCTCTGAAGCTAGTAATATTCCTTCACAAGAATCAGAAAAG cAGGCAAATTCTTCCAAGCAATGTTCCGAGGTATCCAAAGTGTCATTTGTACCACTGGCCAGCTCAGACTGTTCCAGCTCACCGTGCAAGTCTCAGCCCCAGGCTCCCACTGGAGCTACTCCCACAGTTCCAACCTTCGTGTTCGGCCAGAATCTCCACGAGCGAGTT GAGGTATCATCAGAAACTGTACGCAGTGAAGCAGAAACTAGTGGGGCAGCTGCAACT AACTCCAGTAACTGTAGCAGTGAAGCTTCTGTTACTAACGGTGTCACCCCAGAAATGCTTTTCACGTCAGTCATACAACGAGAACGGCCTGATATACAATCT GAAATGGCAAATGATGAAAGAAAGCGGAAAAGTCTCAGTGAAGCTGCAAGAGAATACGAGGAATCACGAGCTGTAAAAAGAAAGTATGAAGAAGTAACTGTAAAAACTGGAGAAGAAGAAGAGATTAACATCCTCCAG ataaattgtaaattatttgcaTTCAACAAAGACAAATCCAACTGGGTGGAGAGGGGCAGAGGGACTCTTCGCTTGAATGATCTCTCGGTGGAGAACAGAACCCAGTCCCGGGTGGTGATGAGGGTCTCGGGTAGTCTCAGAGTGGTCCTCAATACTAAG ATATGGGCTGAAATGACTGTCGATAGACCTAGTGATAAGAGTGTGCGGTTAACGGCTCTGGACAGCAGTGGAGAAATTAAGGTTTTCCTGGTCATG GCAGGAGTGAAAGAAATCGACCAACTATTCAAGGCGTTGGACTGGCGAGTCAGCAACCAAAAAAAGTTGGCTGCTGCTTCTGAGAAGAGCACAGAAACAAATGCCAGCTAA
- the LOC124357030 gene encoding ran-binding protein 3-like isoform X2 translates to MAASTGGESMEEKPTVENASKLPNSLQQSAEKPEAPRKTAPVLLRASQLGSSTSPAATPASSTTNNSIPSFVLSPAKLSNPFCKAALDNDDSSSTSETTTCSEASNIPSQESEKANSSKQCSEVSKVSFVPLASSDCSSSPCKSQPQAPTGATPTVPTFVFGQNLHERVEVSSETVRSEAETSGAAATNSSNCSSEASVTNGVTPEMLFTSVIQRERPDIQSEMANDERKRKSLSEAAREYEESRAVKRKYEEVTVKTGEEEEINILQINCKLFAFNKDKSNWVERGRGTLRLNDLSVENRTQSRVVMRVSGSLRVVLNTKIWAEMTVDRPSDKSVRLTALDSSGEIKVFLVMAGVKEIDQLFKALDWRVSNQKKLAAASEKSTETNAS, encoded by the exons CTCCTAGAAAAACTGCTCCTGTTTTACTCAGAGCATCACAGTTGGGATCATCAACTTCACCTGCAGCTACACCTGCGAGTAGTACAACTAACAACTCAATCCCTTCTTTTGTGTTAAGTCCTGCCAAACTAAGCAACCCATTTTGTAAAGCAG CCTTAGATAATGATGACAGTAGCAGTACATCAGAAACCACTACCTGCTCTGAAGCTAGTAATATTCCTTCACAAGAATCAGAAAAG GCAAATTCTTCCAAGCAATGTTCCGAGGTATCCAAAGTGTCATTTGTACCACTGGCCAGCTCAGACTGTTCCAGCTCACCGTGCAAGTCTCAGCCCCAGGCTCCCACTGGAGCTACTCCCACAGTTCCAACCTTCGTGTTCGGCCAGAATCTCCACGAGCGAGTT GAGGTATCATCAGAAACTGTACGCAGTGAAGCAGAAACTAGTGGGGCAGCTGCAACT AACTCCAGTAACTGTAGCAGTGAAGCTTCTGTTACTAACGGTGTCACCCCAGAAATGCTTTTCACGTCAGTCATACAACGAGAACGGCCTGATATACAATCT GAAATGGCAAATGATGAAAGAAAGCGGAAAAGTCTCAGTGAAGCTGCAAGAGAATACGAGGAATCACGAGCTGTAAAAAGAAAGTATGAAGAAGTAACTGTAAAAACTGGAGAAGAAGAAGAGATTAACATCCTCCAG ataaattgtaaattatttgcaTTCAACAAAGACAAATCCAACTGGGTGGAGAGGGGCAGAGGGACTCTTCGCTTGAATGATCTCTCGGTGGAGAACAGAACCCAGTCCCGGGTGGTGATGAGGGTCTCGGGTAGTCTCAGAGTGGTCCTCAATACTAAG ATATGGGCTGAAATGACTGTCGATAGACCTAGTGATAAGAGTGTGCGGTTAACGGCTCTGGACAGCAGTGGAGAAATTAAGGTTTTCCTGGTCATG GCAGGAGTGAAAGAAATCGACCAACTATTCAAGGCGTTGGACTGGCGAGTCAGCAACCAAAAAAAGTTGGCTGCTGCTTCTGAGAAGAGCACAGAAACAAATGCCAGCTAA